From the Streptomonospora nanhaiensis genome, the window AGCAGCAGGTCGACACCGGCGCGGGCGCCGAGGTCGTCCGCCTCTACGCCGAGGGCGGCTACCTGGAGCAGGTCGCGTTCCGGCTGGAGAACGCCGGCATGCTGCGCATCGAGCCGGTGCTGTCGTTCGCCCTGCTGGTCTTCCTGTTCCTGCTGGGGGTGCGGCTGTTCCGCGCCGGGGCGTTCTCCCCCGACGCCGCGGGCCGGGCGATCCGCACCCGGCTGCTGCTGTGGGGCCTGGGCGCGGGCGTGCCGCTGAACCTGGCCACCACGGTCGCCGGAGGCAGCCTCTTCCTCGTCGACCGCTACATCGCCGCGCCCATCGTGGCGCTGGGGATCATCGGGCTGGTCGGGAGGATCATGGACGCGGTGTCGGCGCGGCGGCGGGCCCCGGGCGTGCTGGTCACGGCGTTCTCCTCGCTGGGCCGCACCGCGCTGTCGGGCTACGTGCTGCAGAACGTGCTGGCGATGCTGGCCTGCTACGGGATCGGCCTGGGCCTGGCGGCCCGGCTGGAGCACACCGGCCCCTGGTGGGTGATGGGCCTGTGGGCGGCCATCTGCCTGGTGCTGCTGACCGCCGCCACCCTGTGGCTGCGCCGGTTCGGCAACGGGCCCCTGGAGGCCGCGCAGAAGTGGGTGCTGGCCCGGATCCCGGAGAAGCCGGCGCGCGCCGCCGCGCGGGCGGAGACCGGCCCTCGGCCCGGCGCCGGCCCCGACGCCTCCCCGGCGGCCGACGCGGTGCCCGGCCACCGCTGACCGCGCCCGCCTACCCGGTGAACAGCTGGGCGGCCGTCGCGGTGACGCGGACGACGGCGTAGCCCAGCAGCACGGCCACCACCGCCCAGGAGACCACCAGCCACGCGCCGCCGCCCCGGGGCACCGACGGGGCGGCGGCGTCCGGCGCGCGGGCGCCCTCGGCGGGCCCGCCGGGGGCGGGTCGCGCGGCGGGCTCAGCCGCGGCGGGCTCCTGGAAGCGCTCGGCCACCGGCCGGATCAGCAGGTTGGCGGCGAACCCCACGACCAGCAGGCCGACCATGGTGAGCAGCGGCGCCTGGTAGGCCGACTGGGTGAGCGTGCCGGGTTCGCCCTGGGCGTCGAGGAAGGCGTTGATGATCAGCGGCCCGGCGATCCCGGCGGCCGACCACGCGGTGAGCAGCCGCCCGTGGATCGCGCCGACCTGGTAGGTGCCGAACAGGTCGCGCAGGTAGGCGGGCACGGTGGCGAATCCACCGCCGTAGAAGGAGATGATGATCCCCGCCGTGGCGGCGAACACCACCGTGGAGGTGCCGCCGACCGTGGCCATGAGCAGGTAGAGCACGGCGCCCGCGCCCAGGTAGAACATGTAGATCGGTTTGCGGCCCACCAGGTCGGAGGTCGAGGACCAGACGAACCGGCCGCCCATGTTGAACAGCGACAGCATCCCGACGAACCCGCCCGCCGCGGCGGCGGTGACGGCGCTGGCGCCGCCGCCGTCGCGGAAGAAGTCCTGGATGAGCGGGCTGGCGTGCTCCAGGATGCCGATCCCGGCGGTGACGTTGGTGAACAGCACCACCCACAGCAGCCAGAACTGGGGCGTGCGCACCGCGTTGGCGGCCGAGACGCCGCGCGCGGTCATCATGCGGGCGCCGGCGTGGGCGGTGCCGGGGTCGTACCCGGCGGGCCGCCACCCCTCGGGCGGGACCCGGATCAGCAGGACGCCCATCGTCATCAGCACCAGGTAGGCCAGGCCCAGGGTGGCGAACAGCCCCACGACCGCCCCACCGGAGGCCACCGACCCGGCGGCCGAGGCGTCGTAGGAGGGGTCGTAGAAGGCCATGAGCTGGTTGGAGACCGGGGTCGCCACCAGCGCGCCGCCGCCGAAGCCCATGATCGCCATGCCGGTGGCAAGCCCGGGGCGGTCGGGGAACCACTTCATCAGCGTCGAGACGGGCGAGATGTAGCCGATGCCCAGGCCGATCCCGCCGAGCACGCCGTAGCCGGCGTAGAGCAGCCACAGCCAGCCCAGGGCGATGCCCAGCGCGCCCACGAGGAACCCGCCGCTCCAGAACAGCGCGGACACCAGCATCGCCTTGCGCGGCCCGGCCCGCTCGACCCAGGTGCCGCCCACCGCCGCCGAGAGCCCCAGCATCACGATGGCGATGGAGAAGATGATCCCGATCTGGGTCTGCCCGGTGTCGAAGTGCTCGACCAGGGAGTTCTTGTACACGCTGGTGGCATAGGCCTGCCCGATGGACAGGTGCACCGCCAGCGCGGCGGGCGGGATCAGCCACCGGTTGTAGGTCCAGGAGGCCACCGACCTCTCCCGGTCCAGCACGCTCAACGCGGACATCCGGCCCCCTCACCGCACACAGGTTCGCATACCGCATACAGCCGACCGGCGACATGATGCCACGCGAGCGCTACGGAGGGAACCCGCCCGCACACACGCGTCCGGCCGCGCCCCGGGGCGGGGCGCGGCCGGACGGCGGTCGCTGCGGGGACGGGGTGGGGTGGCGGGTCAGGCGCCCACGGCGGACTTCAGGGCGGCGGCGCGGTCGGTCTGCTCCCAGGTGAAGTCGGCGTGCTCGCGGCCGAAGTGGCCGTAGGCGGCCGTGTTGGAGTAGATCGGGCGCAGCAGGTCCAGGTCGCGGACGATCGCCGCGGGGCGGAGGTCGAATACCTCCTTCACGGCCTTCTCGATGACGTCGGGGGCCACCTGCTCGGTGCCGAAGGTCTCGATGAAGATGCCCACCGGGTGCGCCTTGCCGATCGCGTAGGCCACCTGGACCTCGGCGCGGTCGGCCAGGCCGGCGGCGACGATGTTCTTGGCGACCCAGCGCGTGGCGTAGGCGGCCGAGCGGTCGACCTTGGACGGGTCCTTGCCCGAGAAGGCGCCGCCGCCGTGGCGGGCGTAGCCGCCGTAGGTGTCGACGATGATCTTGCGGCCGGTGAGCCCGGCGTCGCCCATCGGGCCGCCGATCTCGAAGCGGCCGGTGGGGTTGACCAGCAGCCGGTAGTTGTCGGCCTCAAGCCCGTAGCTCGCCACCACCGGGGCGATCACGTGCTCCTTGATGTCGGGGGTCAGCAGCTCCTCCATGTCGATGTCGGGAGCGTGCTGGCTGGAGACCACCACGGTGTCCAGGCGCACCGGCTGGAGGCCCTCGTACTCGACGGTGACCTGGGTCTTGCCGTCGGGGCGCAGGTAGGGCACGGTGCCGTCGTGGCGGACCGCGGCGAGCCGCTGCGACAGCGCGTGGGCCAGCTTGATCGGCAGCGGCATCAGCTCGGGGGTCTCGCGGTTGGCGTAGCCGAACATCAGGCCCTGGTCGCCCGCGCCCTGCAGGTCGAGGGCGTCGGCGCCCTTCTCGACCCGGGCCTCGTAGGCGGTGTCGACGCCCTGGGCGATGTCGGGGGACTGCGCGTCGATCGAGACCGAGACCCCGCAGGACTGGCCGTCGAAGCCCTTGGCGGAGGAGTCGTAGCCGATTTCCAGGATCTTCTGCCGCACGATGGCGGGGATGTCGACGTAGGTCTTGGTGGTGACCTCACCGGCCACGTGTACCTGTCCGGTGGTGATCAGGGTCTCTACGGCGACCCGGCTGGCGGGGTCGTCCTGGAGCATCGCGTCGAGGATCGCGTCACTGATCTGGTCGGCCATCTTGTCGGGGTGGCCTTCGGTGACCGACTCGGAGGTGAAAAGGCGACGGGACACGTTGAGTGACTCCTTGCAGCGGCTGCTGGCTGACAGTTGTCGGCTCGGCTCGGCTCCCGCCGCGGAACAAGGGGGCCACGACGAAACCGACCGACGCGGTTGGTTTTCTTTCGTCCACTGTAGTGGGACGTTGTCCGGAACGCTCGGGCGACCGGCCCGGATAGGTCAGGTACGCCGCCTTCCCGCGGGTGGGGCGCCTCCGCGCGCGGCCGCGGAAGCCCTTTTCAGACGGTTCCCCAGCCGGTGTGACGCACGGCACAGTCGAATTTCCGGATGCGCGGTGATCATGCCGTTGTGCTGGGGTTTCCCGTAGCGTACAGCGAAACCGGACGCTGCACGCGCAACAGGGCGCACCGCCCGAAGCGCCCGGAGTGCCCGCGCGCCGGGCGCCTCGGCGGGGCCCGGCGGCCCCGCCGCCCGGTCCCCGCCTCGCGGCGCCGTCAGGACGGCTCTCCGCCGGGCGCCAGCCGGGCGGCCACCAGGTCCCACACCCGGTCGGCCAGGTTCTCCTTGGGCCCGTGCGGGATCTCGGTGGCCGAGCCGTCCGCGCCCAGCACGACCGCCTGGTTGTCCTCGGTGCCGAACGCCCGCCCGGCGCCGACCTGGTTGACCACGAGCAGGTCGCAGCCCTTGCGCTCCAGTTTGGCCCGGCCGTGCTCCAGCACGTGGTCGGTCTCGGCGGCGAAGCCCACGACCACCTGCCCGGGGCGCGGGCGCTCCCGCGACAGCTCCAGCAGGATGTCGGGGTTCTCGACCAGTTCGAGGACGGGCGGGCCGCCCTCGCCCTTCTTGATCTTGCCCTCGGCGACCTCGGCCGGCCGGAAGTCGGCCACGGCGGCGGTCATCACCACCGCGTCGGCCCGCTCCCGGTGCGCCAGCACCGCCTCGCGCAGTTCGCGCGCGGTGCCCACGCGGGTGATGTCGGCGCCGGCCGGGTCGGGCAGGTCGACGTTGGCCGCGATGAGGCTCACCCGCGCACCGCGCGCCAGAGCGGTGGCGGCCAGCGCGTAGCCCTGCCGCCCCGAGGAACGGTTGCCCAGGTAGCGGACGGGGTCCAGCGGCTCGCGGGTGCCCCCGGCGGTGACCAGCACCCGCCGCCCGGCCAGGTCGACCGGCAGCGCGCCGCGCGCCAGGACCCGCCGGGCGGCGGCGAACAGGTCGGCGGGCTCGGGCAGCCGGCCCTTGCCGGTGTCGGCGCCGGTGAGGCGGCCCACGGCGGGCTCCAGCACCACCGCGCCGCGGGCCCGCAGCGCGGCCACGTTGGCGCGGGTGGCCGGGTGCTCCCACATCTCGGTGTGCATGGCGGGGGCGAACACGACCGGGCAGCGCGCCGTCAGCAGGGTGTTCGTGAGCAGGTCGTCGGCGATGCCGTGCGCGGCCTTGGCCAGCAGGTCGGCGGTCGCGGGGGCCACGAACACGAGGTCGGCCGCGCGTCCGATGCGCACGTGCGGGACCTCGTGGACGGACTCCCACACCCCGGTGGCCACGGGCCGGCCCGAGAGCGCGGCCCAGGTGGGCTCACCCACGAACCGCAGCGCGTCGGCGGTGGGGACGACGGTGACGCTGTGCCCGGACTCGGTGAGGCGGCGGAGCAGCTCGCACACCTTGTAGGCGGCGATGCCGGCTCCCACCCCCAGGACGATCTCGGGACGGTGCTCGGTGTTCACGACACGATCTCAGCAGACGCCACCGCGCGGGCGCGGACCGGCCCCCGGGTGCGGCGGCGTGCGGATCAGGCGCCCTCGTAGGGCTCGGCGGTCAGCAGGCCGCCATTGATCTCGCGCAGGGCGATGGACAGCGCCTTCTCCTGGACCTGGGTCTCGACCAGCGGGCCGACGTACTCCAGCAGGCCCTCGCCCAGCTGGGCGTAGTAGGCGTTGATCTGGCGGGCCCGCTTGGAGGCCATGGTGACCAGGCTGTACTTGCTGTCGACGGTCTCCAGGAGATCGTCGATGGGCGGGTTGGTGATGCCTTCGGCGACGGGCTCGGTGCCTGCCACGTGCGTCCCCCTGGATTGGTGTCAAAGGCCCCGTAGGGGACCTGCGGAAACGGACTCACGCCAGGATAGTCGGTGGACTCGGCGGATCCGCCGGTGCTGTGCCGCGGTTATCACACCTGCGGCTCAAGGATCAACGCTAGCAGCTCGTCGCGGACCTCGCTCACCGACGTGTTGACGAGGGTGACGTCGAACTCCTTCTCGGCGGCGAGTTCGACCCGGGCGGCGTCCAGGCGGCGCTGGATCACCTCGGGCGGCTCGGTGCCGCGCCCGGTGAGCCGGCGCACCAGCTCCTCCCACGTCGGGGGCGCCAGGAAGACCTGCAGCGCCTCGGGCATGGTGGCGCGCACCTGGCGGGCGCCCTGCAGGTCGATCTCCAGCAGCACCGGCTCCCCCCGGCGCAGCCGCTCCTCGACGGGGCGGCGCGGGGTGCCGTAGCGGTTGCCGGCGAACTCCGCCCACTCCAGCAGTTCGCCCTCGGCGACCATGCGGTCGAACCCGGCGTCGTCGGTGAAGTGGTACTCCACGCCGTCGGTCTCGCCGGGGCGGGGCGCGCGGGTGGTGGCCGACACCGACAGCCACACCTCGGGGTGGTGGGCGCGGATCTCGCGCACGACGGTGCTCTTGCCGACCCCCGAGGGCCCGGAGAGCACGGTCAGGCGGCGGGCCGGGCCGGTGCGCGGTGTGCCGGGTGCGGGCGGTGCCGACTCGGCGAAGTCGTTGGGCACGGGCGAATCAAACTCTCGAAGGGGCCGAGGGCGGGTGTGGAAGGCGCGGCGCGGTGGCCGGCGGGTGCCGCACGCGGGCGGGCGGCACCGGGTCGCGCGGCCGCGGCCGGGCGGGGCCGGCGGCGGCGCCGGTTGGTCTGTTATACCACTGCGCCGCGGCGCGCCCCGTGCGCACGCCCCCGAAGGGGCGCGGCAGGGGCACGGCCGCGGCGCAGGTCGTGCCTTGGCGTGCGGTGCCGAATGGCGGTCCGGGGTGTCGGGGAGCGGCTGAGGGGCCGTCCTACCGAACGCGGCGGGCGTTCGCCCGGGGGTGGCGCGGAGCCCACCCGCCGACCGGTCCGGAGTCTCCGAGAGCGCTCCCGCGGCGCCGCATGGCCACGCGGCCTGCCGCGTCAGCGCAGGTGGGGGCTGTCCGAGTCCGGTACCGCCCGGTGTTCGACACACCGCCGACACCGCCACCGCGGGGCTGCGGCGACACGGCATCGGCGGTCGCACTCACCCGGCCGCCCGGGGGACGGCCGGAAGTCGCCGTGAAAAACGGCACATCCGCCTTTGAACGCTACTCGGCTCCGCCGAATTCACGCTCCAGAGCCGCGCGCTGGTTGGCGCCCAGCCCGCGGACACGGCGCGACTCGGCAATGTTCAGCCGCTCCATGATCTGCTTGGCGCGGACTTTGCCGACACCGGGCAGGGATTCCAGGAGAGCCGAGACCTTCATCTTGCCGATGACGTCGTCGGTCTGGCCGTCGGCCAGAACCTCCGACAGCGAGACGCCGCCGTGCTTCAGACGGTTCTTGACTTCCGCGCGCTCTTTTCTGGCCTTCGCGGCTTTCTCCAGAGCCGCGGCGCGCTGTTCGGGTGTGAGGGGAGGAAGGGCCACGCCGGGTCACCTCGGTTTTCTCTCGTTTGTAGAGGGCGGACGCCTGCGCAAGTTAGTAGGTTCCGACCCCGTTCGGCAACGCAAAGTGGCCTTTCAAGCGCCATTTCATCAAAGTAATTACTCTAGGTAATGGAACGATTGCTCAGCGCCGCCGAATTCGGGACTTTTGGCCCGGTTGGATCGACCGCCCAGCGTACTCGTCCGGCGACGCTCCGGCGGCCCCCGCAGGTCAGGGCCGGGTGCCCGAACCGGGTTTCGGCCGTGCCCAATCGCACACGGTCAGTTGGCCGCAATCGGTCACACGCAGGCGGCCCCCGGCGTGTCCCCGCCGCCGGGGGCGCGGCCGGCGCCCGGCCACCCGGTCGGCCGCCGGCCGCGCCGACCGGGCCGCCCCGGACGTCCGCGCGGGGCGGCCGGTGCGCGCCGCCCGCTCAGGCCGAGGGCGCCTCGACGCGCCGCAGGGCGGCCGCGATCTTGGCCGCCGCCGCGCCGGGGTCGGCGGCGCGGGTGATCGGGCGCCCGATCACGAGCAGGTCGGCGCCGGCCGCGATCGCCTCCTCGGGCGTGGCCACCCGCGCCTGGTCACCGCGGTCGGCCCCGGCCGGGCGCACCCCCGGGGTGATGAGCATGACGTCGGGCCCGACCTCGGCGCGCAGCGAGGCGACCTCGTGCGGCGAGCACACCAGCGCCCGGGCGCCGGCCTCGACCGCCAGCACCGCCAGCCGCCGGGCGGCGTCGCCGGCGGGGCCGGCCAGGCCGATCTCGGCCAGCGCGGAGTCGTCCAGCGAGGTCAGCACGGTCACGGCCGCGATGGTGGTCTGCGGCGCGGCCTCCACCGCCGCGGCGATCATGTCGCGCCCGCCGGCGGCGTGCACGGTCAGGATGGAGGGCTTGAACCGGGCCACGTTGCGCGCGGCTCCGGCGACCGTGGCGGGGATGTCGTGCAGCTTCAGGTCGAGGAAGACCGAGGTCTTGGTCCCGCCGCGCAGCGTGCCCACCACCTCCGGTCCGTAGCGCAGGTAGAGCTCCAGCCCCACCTTCACCGTGCTCACGTGGGGGGCGACCTCGGACGCCCAGCGTGCGGCGGTCTCGATGTCGGGTGCGTCGATGGCGACGGCGATGGGCGCGGCCACGGTTGGTCTCCTTTGGGGTCACTCGGCACGGGCTGGGCGGGCGGACGCCCGCTCGGGGGCGGCGGCGCGGCCCGCGGACGGGCCGGCCCGCACGGCCGGCCGCCGCACGGGCTCGGGCACTGTCCGGAGCGGTTCCCCCCGAACGCCCGCTTCATGCGTATAAGCCGATGAGACGTGCGCCGGTGCGGCTCAAACGGCCGTAGCGGCGCGTTCCGCCCCCGGGGGTAGGCGGTACATCCCCCGGCACCGCTGGCAGCCTACAGGCCGACTCAGTGCATTTCGCGTCATCGGCCCAGCACAGCTCCGATCGGCGCGCCGACGGGTCGGTGGGCGGCGCCCACGACGTCGGCCACCCGGTCGGCGCCGCGCTCCTCCAGCAGCTCCTCCAGCTCCCGGAGGATGCGCACGCACGCCGAGGGGTCGGAGAAGGTCACCGTGCCCACCCCCACCGCCGAGGCGCCCGCCGCCAGCAGCTCCAGGGCGTCGACGCCGGTGCGCACCCCGCCCATGCCGATCAGCGGGACCTCGGGCAGGGCGGCGTGCACCCGGTAGACGCT encodes:
- a CDS encoding DUF418 domain-containing protein, producing the protein METTADRAGAAPAGSRGGGRLPLLDVLRGVAILGTLATNIWIFASPGGEWAVLSSTSGGAPESAVEDTGATVGAALEAAMRFAANGKFLALLTLLFGAGLAIQFRSAARRGNRWPGRYKWRALLLFAEGTLHFVLVFAWDVLMGYAVTALLVAWLLTRSRRAQRVALWVSAGAHVLLMALLTAALVALERLVPPEQQVDTGAGAEVVRLYAEGGYLEQVAFRLENAGMLRIEPVLSFALLVFLFLLGVRLFRAGAFSPDAAGRAIRTRLLLWGLGAGVPLNLATTVAGGSLFLVDRYIAAPIVALGIIGLVGRIMDAVSARRRAPGVLVTAFSSLGRTALSGYVLQNVLAMLACYGIGLGLAARLEHTGPWWVMGLWAAICLVLLTAATLWLRRFGNGPLEAAQKWVLARIPEKPARAAARAETGPRPGAGPDASPAADAVPGHR
- a CDS encoding OFA family MFS transporter, with protein sequence MSALSVLDRERSVASWTYNRWLIPPAALAVHLSIGQAYATSVYKNSLVEHFDTGQTQIGIIFSIAIVMLGLSAAVGGTWVERAGPRKAMLVSALFWSGGFLVGALGIALGWLWLLYAGYGVLGGIGLGIGYISPVSTLMKWFPDRPGLATGMAIMGFGGGALVATPVSNQLMAFYDPSYDASAAGSVASGGAVVGLFATLGLAYLVLMTMGVLLIRVPPEGWRPAGYDPGTAHAGARMMTARGVSAANAVRTPQFWLLWVVLFTNVTAGIGILEHASPLIQDFFRDGGGASAVTAAAAGGFVGMLSLFNMGGRFVWSSTSDLVGRKPIYMFYLGAGAVLYLLMATVGGTSTVVFAATAGIIISFYGGGFATVPAYLRDLFGTYQVGAIHGRLLTAWSAAGIAGPLIINAFLDAQGEPGTLTQSAYQAPLLTMVGLLVVGFAANLLIRPVAERFQEPAAAEPAARPAPGGPAEGARAPDAAAPSVPRGGGAWLVVSWAVVAVLLGYAVVRVTATAAQLFTG
- the metK gene encoding methionine adenosyltransferase, which gives rise to MSRRLFTSESVTEGHPDKMADQISDAILDAMLQDDPASRVAVETLITTGQVHVAGEVTTKTYVDIPAIVRQKILEIGYDSSAKGFDGQSCGVSVSIDAQSPDIAQGVDTAYEARVEKGADALDLQGAGDQGLMFGYANRETPELMPLPIKLAHALSQRLAAVRHDGTVPYLRPDGKTQVTVEYEGLQPVRLDTVVVSSQHAPDIDMEELLTPDIKEHVIAPVVASYGLEADNYRLLVNPTGRFEIGGPMGDAGLTGRKIIVDTYGGYARHGGGAFSGKDPSKVDRSAAYATRWVAKNIVAAGLADRAEVQVAYAIGKAHPVGIFIETFGTEQVAPDVIEKAVKEVFDLRPAAIVRDLDLLRPIYSNTAAYGHFGREHADFTWEQTDRAAALKSAVGA
- the coaBC gene encoding bifunctional phosphopantothenoylcysteine decarboxylase/phosphopantothenate--cysteine ligase CoaBC, with amino-acid sequence MNTEHRPEIVLGVGAGIAAYKVCELLRRLTESGHSVTVVPTADALRFVGEPTWAALSGRPVATGVWESVHEVPHVRIGRAADLVFVAPATADLLAKAAHGIADDLLTNTLLTARCPVVFAPAMHTEMWEHPATRANVAALRARGAVVLEPAVGRLTGADTGKGRLPEPADLFAAARRVLARGALPVDLAGRRVLVTAGGTREPLDPVRYLGNRSSGRQGYALAATALARGARVSLIAANVDLPDPAGADITRVGTARELREAVLAHRERADAVVMTAAVADFRPAEVAEGKIKKGEGGPPVLELVENPDILLELSRERPRPGQVVVGFAAETDHVLEHGRAKLERKGCDLLVVNQVGAGRAFGTEDNQAVVLGADGSATEIPHGPKENLADRVWDLVAARLAPGGEPS
- the rpoZ gene encoding DNA-directed RNA polymerase subunit omega, which encodes MAGTEPVAEGITNPPIDDLLETVDSKYSLVTMASKRARQINAYYAQLGEGLLEYVGPLVETQVQEKALSIALREINGGLLTAEPYEGA
- the gmk gene encoding guanylate kinase, translating into MTVLSGPSGVGKSTVVREIRAHHPEVWLSVSATTRAPRPGETDGVEYHFTDDAGFDRMVAEGELLEWAEFAGNRYGTPRRPVEERLRRGEPVLLEIDLQGARQVRATMPEALQVFLAPPTWEELVRRLTGRGTEPPEVIQRRLDAARVELAAEKEFDVTLVNTSVSEVRDELLALILEPQV
- the mihF gene encoding integration host factor, actinobacterial type — its product is MALPPLTPEQRAAALEKAAKARKERAEVKNRLKHGGVSLSEVLADGQTDDVIGKMKVSALLESLPGVGKVRAKQIMERLNIAESRRVRGLGANQRAALEREFGGAE
- the pyrF gene encoding orotidine-5'-phosphate decarboxylase translates to MAAPIAVAIDAPDIETAARWASEVAPHVSTVKVGLELYLRYGPEVVGTLRGGTKTSVFLDLKLHDIPATVAGAARNVARFKPSILTVHAAGGRDMIAAAVEAAPQTTIAAVTVLTSLDDSALAEIGLAGPAGDAARRLAVLAVEAGARALVCSPHEVASLRAEVGPDVMLITPGVRPAGADRGDQARVATPEEAIAAGADLLVIGRPITRAADPGAAAAKIAAALRRVEAPSA